From a single Lolium rigidum isolate FL_2022 chromosome 7, APGP_CSIRO_Lrig_0.1, whole genome shotgun sequence genomic region:
- the LOC124675251 gene encoding L-type lectin-domain containing receptor kinase SIT2-like, with protein sequence MPQAHEKLSCFLTPLFVAVSLAICSAGGDVSEQFVYSGGFASGNLTLGGAAAVTPAGLLELTNGTLRQKAHAIHPSPFSFRNALTAARSFSASFVFGILCPDDDNCGHGIILFVAPGGYDFSSAFPSQYIGFVNSTSNGAAANHIFGVELDTDQNNEFRDIDGNHVGIDVDGLTSVASASAGYFRDGDKDGGVFQNLTLSSRKAMQVWVDYDGAGKQITVAMAPAGMSRPVKPLLSTAYDLTTVLTDTAYVGFSSATGSFNSRHYVLGWSFAMDGPAPAIDIAQLPRLPRFGPKRRPNLAKIIPPVATAAFILAVGAVAVLLVRRRLRYREVREDWEVEFGPHRFSYKDLFRATNGFKDRNLLGVGGFGRVYKGVLPVSKLEIAVKKVSHDSQQGMKEFVAEVVSIGRLQHRNLAQLLGYCRRKGELVLIYEYMPNGSLDKHLYSDEKPVLDWEKRFRVIRGIASGLLYLHEEWEKVIIHRDIKASNVLLDAEMNGRLGDFGLATMYDRGANAQTTHVVGTIGYLAPELGRTNKATPLTDVFAFGIFMLEVTCGQRPITQNSRGEQHMLADWVLDRWHTGSLTEAVDAKLHEYDVDEATLALKLGLLCSHPLSNSRPDMRQVVRYLNGDVRLPELTPTNETFQILAMMQNEGFDSYVMPHPSPMESMNTMSSIASEK encoded by the coding sequence ATGCCTCAAGCTCACGAGAAGCTCAGCTGCTTCCTCACCCCACTTTTCGTCGCCGTTAGCCTTGCTATCTGCAGCGCGGGAGGCGACGTTAGCGAGCAGTTCGTCTACTCCGGCGGCTTCGCCAGCGGTAACCTCACCCTCGGCGGCGCTGCCGCAGTCACACCCGCGGGCCTGCTCGAGCTCACCAACGGCACGCTCCGGCAGAAGGCCCACGCCATCCACCCATCCCCGTTCAGCTTCCGCAACGCGTTGACGGCGGCGCGGTCGTTCTCGGCCTCCTTCGTGTTCGGCATCCTCTGCCCGGACGACGACAACTGCGGCCACGGCATCATCCTCTTCGTCGCCCCGGGCGGCTACGACTTCTCCTCCGCGTTCCCAAGCCAGTACATCGGCTTCGTCAACAGCACCAGCAACGGGGCCGCCGCCAACCACATCTTCGGCGTGGAGCTCGACACGGACCAGAACAACGAGTTCCGCGACATCGACGGCAACCACGTGGGCATCGACGTTGACGGGCTCACGTCCGTCGCGTCCGCCAGCGCCGGCTACTTTCGCGACGGCGACAAGGACGGCGGCGTCTTCCAGAACCTGACGCTGTCGAGCCgcaaggccatgcaggtatgggtGGACTACGACGGCGCGGGGAAGCAGATCACCGTGGCCATGGCTCCCGCCGGGATGTCCAGGCCCGTGAAGCCGCTGCTCTCCACGGCGTACGACCTCACCACGGTGCTCACGGACACGGCGTACGTGGGCTTCTCGTCGGCGACGGGGTCCTTCAACTCGCGGCACTACGTTCTGGGCTGGAGCTTCGCCATGGACGGGCCTGCTCCGGCCATCGACATCGCGCAGCTGCCAAGGCTGCCTCGCTTTGGCCCGAAGCGCCGCCCCAACCTCGCGAAGATCATCCCGCCCGTAGCGACGGCGGCGTTCATCCTCGCCGTCGGCGCCGTGGCCGTCCTGCTGGTACGGCGGCGGCTCAGGTACAGGGAGGTGCGGGAAGATTGGGAGGTGGAGTTCGGGCCGCACCGGTTCTCGTACAAGGACCTGTTCCGCGCCACCAATGGGTTCAAGGACAGGAATCTGCTGGGCGTGGGAGGGTTCGGGAGGGTCTACAAGGGGGTGCTGCCGGTGTCCAAGCTGGAGATCGCCGTGAAGAAGGTGTCGCATGACTCGCAACAGGGCATGAAAGAGTTCGTCGCGGAGGTCGTCAGCATTGGGCGTCTGCAACATCGGAATTTGGCACAGTTACTTGGCTATTGCAGGCGTAAAGGGGAATTGGTCCTCATCTACGAGTACATGCCAAATGGGAGCCTCGACAAGCATCTGTACAGTGATGAGAAACCAGTTCTGGATTGGGAGAAGAGGTTCCGGGTCATCAGAGGAATCGCATCGGGGTTGCTCTACCTCCACGAGGAGTGGGAGAAGGTGATCATCCACCGAGACATCAAGGCCAGCAACGTGCTCCTAGATGCTGAGATGAATGGCCGACTGGGCGACTTCGGACTGGCAACGATGTACGACCGTGGCGCCAACGCGCAGACCACGCACGTCGTCGGCACCATTGGATACCTAGCACCAGAGCTTGGCCGCACCAACAAGGCGACGCCCCTGACCGATGTGTTCGCCTTCGGAATATTCATGCTCGAGGTCACCTGCGGCCAGAGGCCCATTACCCAAAATTCACGGGGCGAACAGCACATGCTGGCCGATTGGGTGCTTGATCGTTGGCACACAGGATCGCTAACCGAGGCCGTGGATGCCAAGCTTCATGAATATGATGTCGATGAGGCAACCCTCGCTTTGAAGCTAGGATTGTTGTGCTCGCATCCTCTCTCCAACTCGAGGCCTGACATGAGGCAGGTTGTGAGGTATCTTAATGGAGATGTGCGACTACCGGAGCTCACCCCGACTAATGAAACCTTCCAGATTCTTGCGATGATGCAGAACGAAGGGTTCGACTCGTATGTCATGCCACACCCTTCGCCCATGGAAAGCATGAACACCATGTCCAGCATTGCCAGTGAAAAATGA